The Actinomyces lilanjuaniae genome segment GCTGTCCTGGCACGGAGCTCACCTGCGCTCACCTGTCCCTGCCGGTAGGGGTGTCCGCCCCCAGGGCCGCGACAAAGGCCTCCTGGGGGACGTCCACCCGGCCGATAGCCTTCATGCGCTTCTTGCCCTCCTTCTGCTTCTCCAGCAGCTTGCGCTTGCGGGTGACATCGCCCCCGTAGCACTTGGCCAGCATGTCCTTGCGCAGAGCACGGATGGTCTCTCGGGAGATGACACGGCTGCCCACGGCCGCCTGGACCGGCACCTCGAACTGCTGGCGCGGGATGAGCTCCTTGAGCCGCCTGGTCATCATGACCCCGTAGGAGTAGGCCGCCTCCTTGTGCACGATGGCGCTGAAGGCGTCCACCCGGTCCCCGTTGAGCAGGATGTCCACCTTGACCAGGTCGGCCTGCTGGGAGCCGTCCGGCTCGTAGTCTAGGGAGGCGTAGCCACGGGTGCGCGACTTCAGGGCGTCGAAGAAGTCGAAGACGATCTCCGCCAAGGGCAGCGTGTAGTGCATCTCCACCCGGGTCTCAGAGAGGTAGTCCATCCCCGACATGGCCCCGCGGCGGGCCTGGCACAGCTCCATGACGGTGCCCACGTACTCCGAGGGGGTCAGGATGGTGGCGCGCACCACCGGCTCGCGCACACCCGCGATCCTCCCCTCAGGGAACTCGCTGGGGTTGGTCACCGTGTGAGTGGTGCCGTCCTCTGTGGTCACCTCGTAGACCACAGAGGGGGCGGTGGAGATAATGTCCAGGCCGAACTCCCGCTCCAGGCGCTCGCGGATAATCTCCAGGTGCAGCAGACCCAGGTAGCCGCAGCGAAACCCGAAGCCCAGGGCCACCGAGGTCTCCGGCTCATAGGTCAGGGCGGCGTCGTTAAGCTTGAGCTTGTCCAGGGCCTCGCGCAGCGCCGGGAAGTCGGAGCCGTCCACGGGGAACAGTCCGGAGAAGACCATCGGCCTGGGCTCCTGGTACCCGGCCAGGGGCTCGGTGGCGGGCCGCAGCGCGGAGGTCACCGTGTCGCCGACCTTGGACTGGCGCACGTCCTTGACCCCGGTGATGAGGTAGCCGACCTCACCCGGCCCCAGCCCCTGGGTGGGAACCGGCTCCGGGCTGATGACCCCGATCTCCAGCAGGTCGTGAACGGCACCGGTGGACAGCATCTCGATGCGCTCACGGGGTCGCAGCGCCCCGTCGACGACGCGCACGTAGGTGACCACACCCCGGTAGGTGTCGTAGACGGAGTCAAAGATCATGGCGCGCGCGGGAGCGTCGGGGACCCCGGAGGGCGGGGGGACGGCCTCCACGATGCGGTCGAGCAGCTCGGGCACGCCCTGGCCGGTCTTGCCGGAGACCTGCAGGACGTCGTCGGTGTCGCAGCCGATGAGCGAGGCGATCTCCTCGGCATGGCGCTGCGGCTCGGCAGCAGGCAGGTCGATCTTGTTGAGCACGGGGATGATAGCCAGGTCCCCCTCAATGGCCAGGTAGAGGTTGGCCAGAGTCTGGGCCTGGATGCCCTGGGCGGCGTCCACCAGGAGCACCGCGCCCTCACAGGCGGCCAGGGAGCGGCTGACCTCGTAGGAGAAGTCCACGTGCCCGGGGGTGTCGATCATGTTGAGGGCGTAGGTGGCCGCGGTCCCGTCCGCGCCGGTCACGGCCCAGGGCATGCGCACCGCCTGGGACTTGATGGTGATGCCCCGCTCGCGCTCGATGTCCATGCGGTCCAGGTACTGGGCGCGCATGTCCCGGGGCTGGACCACGCCGGTGGCCTGGAGCATACGGTCGGCCAGGGTGGACTTGCCGTGGTCAATGTGCGCGATGATGCAGAAGCTGCGCAGCCGCTCCTGCGCGGTGGCGGCAGGCTGCACGCCGTCACGCTGGTCGGGCGTGGGGATCGGTGACACAGGGGCCTTCCAGGAGGGCGCCGCGGGGGCGCAAGGTCAGGGTCTGAGCCTAGTGTCCCACGCACCGGGGCTGCCTCCCTCCCGGTGGCGCTGTGAGACCTGACCAGGGGCAGCACAAGCAGCAGAAACGTCACAGGGCGACATGGTGCCTTGTTGTCTTCTGACGTTTCTGCTGCCTGAGCGCGCGTAGGGACACCTCAGGAGCGCAACCAGGGCCGTACCACCTGCTCGAAGCAGTCCAGGGCCGCCGCCACTGTCTTGTCCATGTCCAGGTAGCGGTAGGAACCCAGCCTGCCGCCTAGCACCACGCGGCTACGCTCCTGCTCCCGGGCGGCCAGCTCCTGGTAGCGGACCAGGCGCTGCCGGTCACGGGACGTGCCCACCGGATAGTAGGGCTCGTCCCCGGCCCCGGCGTCGCGAGAGTACTCCCGGGTGATAACCGTGGCGTCGTCGGGGTAGCTGCGCTCGGGGTGGTAGTGGCGGAACTCGTGGACGCGGGTCCAAGGCACGCTGGCGTCCACCTGGTTGATGACAGCAGTGCCCTGGAAGTCCCCCGTGGGCACCACCTCGGTCTCCATGTCGAGGGTCCGCCATGACAGCTCGCCGAAGCAGCTGTCGAAGTATCGGTCCAGGGCACCGGTGTAGACCACCGGCACCCGCCCCACGCAGGCCTCACGGGTGAGCGGCCCCAGACCCGCCAGGAAGTCCTCCCCCAGCCGCACCTCGATACGCGGGGAGTCCAGCATCGCCTCCACCCACGCCGCGTAGCCCCCCAGGGGGATGCCCTCGTAGCGGTCGGAGAAGTAGCGGCTGTCATAGGTCAGGCGCACGGGCAGGCGGGTGATGATGGAGGCGGGCAGCTCGGCAGGGTCGGTCTGCCACTGCTTGGCCGTGTAGTCGCGGATAAAGGCCTCGTAGAGGGGCCGCCCGATGAGGCTGACGGCCTTGTCCTCCAGGCTGGTGGGCTCCTCACCGGCACGGGCAGCCTCGGCGGCCTGCTCGCGCAGGAGCGAGCGGGCCTGGTCCGGCCCCATGGCGGTGCGGAAGAACTGGTTGATGGTGCCCAGGTTGATCGGCATCGGGTACACCTCGCCGCGGTGCTGGGCCCACACCCGGTGCTGGTAGCCGTTGAAGGCGGTGAACCGGTTGACATAGGCCCACACCCGCTCATCAGAGGTGTGGAAGATGTGGGAGCCGTAAGTGTGGACCTCAATACCGGTGGCCGGGTCCGCCTGGGACCAGACGTTGCCGCCGGGGTGGTCACGTGCCTCCAGCACGACGACGTCGATCCCCAGCTCCTCCGCCGCGCGCTGGGCCACCGTGGCTCCGAACAGGCCTGAGCCCACTACGACAAGATCCGCCCGCACACCAGTCTCCCTTCAGCCGACCGACTCCGGTCCGACAGTGGCGCAGCACCGGATAACAGGGCGTTAGACTAGCTTCTCACCCTGCCCCCACGCAGCCCGTCCCGGTGCCGTACAGCCTCGGGCCAGCCGGAGGCCGCGGCAGAGCCGGACCGGCCAGAGCCGTCCGTCGCCATCCTGAGGAAGTGATGACCCATGGTCCACGTGGGCGTCGTCGAGGACGACCCTCTCCACCTGCGCACCCTGACCGGTTACCTGGAGCGCTACGCGGCCCAGAGGCAGGTCCATCTGGAGGTAACCACCTATCCCAGTGCCTCGGCGCTCCTTGAGAGCTACCGCCCCGTCTACGACATCCTCCTGCTGGACATCCGGATGGAGGGCGCGCAGAGCGGGGACGTGGACGGGATGAGCGCTGCCCGCACGGTGCGCGCCACCGACCCGGCGGTCGTCATCATCTTTGTCACCTCCGCCCATCAGTACGCGGTCGCAGGCTACGAGGTGGGTGCGCTGGGCTACCTGCTCAAGCCCCTGACCTACACCGCGCTGGCCCAGGAGATGGGGCGCGCCCTGGCGGCTCTGGGTCGCCAGGGCGTGGGCCCCGTGCTCCTGCCGGAGGGCAGCGGGGTGAGGCGGGTGTCCGCCCGTGACATCGTCTACCTGGAGTCAGTGCGCCACCGGGTGAGGATCCACCTCCTGGACCAGGAGGTCACCGTGGCGTCCAGCCTCAAGGCGATGGAGGAGGTTCTGCGCGGCCACAGCTTCTACCGTTCCAACTCCTGCTACCTGGTCAACCTGGACCACGTGGTCGGCGTACATGACCAGGACTGCCTCATGAGCACCGGCGAGGTGCTGCGCGTGTCCCGGCCCCGCAGGCGGGGCCTCATGTCAGCCCTGGCCGACCACGTCGGCGGCCTGCCCGTATCCGGGAGGCCTCCCGGCGAGGCTGCCAGGACGTCCAGGGCCTCGACGTGACCCCGGTCAACCTGCCCATCCAGGAGGCCCTGCCTGACATTCCCCGCCTGTGGACCGCCCTGGCGGAGTGGGGCGCCTGTCTCCTCTACGTCCTGGTCGCCCGAGGACAGCAGGATCGACCTGCGCGCGCCGTCGTCGTGGTAGCCGTCATAGTAGCGGCCCTGCCCACCCTGTGCGCCTATCACCTCGGAGCGGGCTCGCTGCCGACCACCCTGTGGCTGCCGGGCATGGTCGGTGCTGTCGCCCTCATGTGGCTGGTGCTCCACCTAGCCCTGGGCGGCCCCGTACGACGCTGCGCCTACCTGGTGGTGCGCGCCTTTGTCCTGGCCGAGCTGGTGGCCTCCCTCCAGTGGCAGCTGTCGCTGTTCCTCTCAGAGTCGTTCCTCCCGCAGCGGCTCCTCCCGGAGATCCCGCAGGCAGACCCGGCAGCCCTGACCTTGCTGCTGGTCCTCGACACTCTCCTGCTGGCCCTCGTCTACCCCCTGGAGCGAGGTCGCGGCCACGGCAGGGTGGTACCCACCTCCCGCTTCCTCGTGCTGTCCGCGGCGATCGCGGCCATCACCTTTGCCATGAGCAACCTCAGCTTCATGACGACCTCCACCCCCTTCTCCGCCCGCCTGGGAGCCGAGATCTTCTACGTCCGCACCCTGGTGGACCTGTGCGGCTTCGTCGTCCTCTACGCCCAGCTGGAGCAGGACCGGGAGGCGCAGGCAGCCCGCGAGGTGGTAGCCGTGCGCGCCCTGCTGCACAGCCAGCACGACCAGTACCTGGCCTCCAAGCGCGTGACCGACGTCGTCAACCGCCGCTATCACGACCTGCGCAACCTGGTCACCGCCATCCGGGCCGAGACAGACCCCGGGCTGCGTCGCGACCAGCTCGACGAGCTGGAGGACTCGGTGCGCCCCTACGGTGCCCACTACCGCACCGGCAACCCGGTGCTTGACGTCATTCTCACGGACAAGGGCCAGGCCTGCGTGGAGCACGGCATCACCCTGACAGCCATGGCTGACGGGGCCGCTGTGGGGTTCATCTCCACCGTAGACCTGGCCACGATCGTGGGCAACGCGCTGGACAACGCTGTGGAGGCCTGTGCCCAGGTGGGTGACGCCGACCGGCGTCTGGTCCGCCTTGACCTGCGCGCTCACCACGGCCTGGTCCTGCTGGAGGTGGAGAACACCTTCGCCACCCCGCCGGTCTTCTCCGCAGACGGCTCAGAACTGGTCACCTCCAAGGAGGACGCGACAGCCCACGGCTTCGGGGTCACGTCCATCCGCCACGCCGCAGCCGGCTACGGCGGCGAGGTGACGGTGGGCGTGACGCAGGAGGACACCTTTGTGCTGCGCGTGCTCCTGCCCGTACCGAGCTCCGCCCGCCGCCGCTGACTGCCACTGACATAGCGTGGCAGCCGAACCGTTCTGGCAGTGAGGCAAGTAGTGAGGCAAGTGGGGTAACCGTGACAGCCCACAGCACCGGCACCGCCCGAGCAGCCTAGTTGAGGGCCAGGATCCTTCTGGCCACCTGGTAGCCGGCGACGGGAACCCGGCTCCCGGCACGGCCGGGCAGGTTCATGAGGCGTCCCATGAGGCTGCGCCGCACGCGGACGCTGATGTCGGGGCGCCGGGCGTCCAAGCGCTGCCACAGCCCCTCCCGGATCGCCAGGTTCTCCGGCGTCCCCGAGCGCAGCGCCATGGTGGTGATGACGACACAGCTCATGGTGTAGATGTGGACCAGGTAGCGCATCAGCTCTGGCGGAACCTCGTGGGCGCGAGGCATCGACTCCAGCATGAGGGCGTTGACCCGGTCGTGCTGGTCCAGGCGGCGGATGATGACCTCGTCCGCCACCGACTGCCCCTGGCGCCCCACCGTGTACAGGTAGAGGTCGAGGTCCAGGTAGGTCAGGGAGCGCACGCTGGCCAGGGGCTGAAAAGAGTACAGGGTGTCCACGTAGAAGCAGTGCTCCGGCAGGCGCGTTCCGGAGTCGCGCAGCACCTGGGTGCGGTAGGTCAGGGAGTGCATCATAAGGTACTGGTCGGGGCGGAAGCGCCCCACGTCGCTCCAGGTGCCCACACGCCCCTGAGGAAGGATCCCCCGATAGCGCACCGAGTGCCGCCGCAGGCGGCTGCCCTCACGCACGTAGGTGAAGTTGGTGACGACCAGGTCCGGCTTCTGGCCTGCCTGCCGCCACCGCCGCAGGTGGGACAGCAGGCGCAGCAGGCTGGCCCGGTCCAGGGCGTCGTCGGAGTCCACCACCTTGACCCAGGTCCCGCGGGCGCGGGCCAGGCCGGTGTTGACCGCTCCCCCGTGCCCCTTGTTCTGCTGGTGGACCACGACCAGGCGCGGCTCCCGCCTGGCGTAGTCGTCAAGCAGCGCCGGTGTGGAGTCAGTAGAGCCGTCATCGACGACGACGACCTCCACCTCCGCGTGCCCCACCAGGGTATTCAGGCACCGCGTCACGTAGTCCTGGGCGTTGTAGGCAGGGACAACCAGGGTCAGTAACGGTGCCGACGGGGGAAGGGGTGCCATGTACGTGTCCTCAGTCGGTTCGTCTCTCAGCGTCCTGTGGGGTGTCTTGCGGGGCCGTCAGAACCCGTGTGACGTCCTGCCGGCCGGTGCCGAGCCCCTAGGACCTCTGGGAGTCTACAGGCGCGCGCAGACCGTGTCTTCCCGGATCCTCTCAGGGATCGCCAAGCGCATCCTCACGGCTTGGCCATCTCCTGCACGCTGTCCTGCCCGGCCGCCTGGCCGGTGTGGTGAGCACTGCCCTGGCCGACCCCCTTCCCGGTCTCCTTGTCAGCCTCCTCGCCAGTCGCCTGACCAGTGCCTAGGTCGCCTCCGTCCGGCTCGGGCTCGCGCCGGAAAATGACCTTGAAGATGGGGAAGAACACCCAGAAGGAGATCGCGGCGTTGATGACCATCGTGATGACATCGGCTACCGCCTCACCGCTACTGGCACCCAGCACGCTCTGGCACCAGGAGTAGATCGGGCCCTTGTAGACCACCTGGGCGGCTGCGGCGAAGACCGTGATGATGATGTAGGCGATCGTGTACCACAGTGCCGCCTTCCACACCGAGGAGTTGGACCTGAAGGTGATGCTGCGCTGGGCGAAGAAGTTGATGACCTGGGCAATAAGCAGGGTGATCTCCACCGCCAGGAAGTAGGCCAGCCCCCCGCCGGAGCCATCGGCCTGGATGGCGCCGGCAGCGTAGTCGAACAGGTAGACCGTCTGCCCCCCCGAGGAGCCCACGGGCAGGAAGTGGAAGGGGGTACCCTCCAGGGAGGTGAAGCGGAACACCCAGCGGAACACCGGCATGAGGACCAGCTGGAGCACGGTGATGCCGTTGGACACGACGAAGAAGACGATGAACTGGGCAAGGGTCTCGTGCCTCTCCTCGAAGCGGGACCACGCCTGCCTGATACCGGGCACGGGCTCTCCTTAGGTTGTCGGTGTGGTGGTCTGCCTGCTGCCTACTACCGCCTGGTGGTGCCCGGGCGGCAAGGACAGCTCAGCGTCGGGACAGCTTAGCGCCCCGACAGCTCACGCCGGGTGGCCCGGTCCGCGCGCCAGTTGCGCAGGTACCCCATGGTGGTGCGCCGTACCCCCCGTAGGAGGTGTCCGTTGACAATGTCGACGACGCCCTCCACCATCGCCTGGTCGACCCTGCCCGAGGTCATCTTGGCCATGGCCCTCAACGGCATGTTGAGGAGGAAGAGAATGTTGAGGTCGGGCCTGCCTGCGGCCTCCACCCTGGCCCTCCTGCGGTTAAGGACCCTCACGACGGAACGCGCCAGGAGGCTGCGGGCCTGGGCCATTGAGGACAGCGGGTCGTTGACTCCCAGCTCCCCGCCTGCTCGGGCCACAGGCAAGGGCCGTCCCAGGAGGGCACGCAGCTGGGCGTCCGTGGCCTGGGTAACCTCGCCGGTGAGGTAGGCACCCAGCTCCTGCGTGGCTGGCTGCGGGTGGGTCCCCTCCACCTCCACCTGCGCCTGGAGGGGAAGGTCCTCGACGTTGCGGCCTACCCGCACGGTCCAGGTCCCTGCCTCCACGCACCAGGCCTGCTCCCCCACGTCGTAGTGGCGGAAGGTGTAACGGTCGAAAGGAACGTACACCCTGCGCGACTGCCCGGCCCGCAGCCGGACCTTGGCGAAGCCCTTGAGCTGGATGCTCGGCCCCCACAGGCCGCCGGGCGGGCGCACGTAGAGCTGGGCCACCTCCGCGCCGTCAACCTGGGAGGTGTTGGTCAGGGTGAACCGTGCCCCCTGCTCGTCGACCTCAAGGTCGGAGTAGTCACAGGTGGAGTAGGACAGGCCGAAGCCGAAGGGGTGGGCCACCGGGGTGCCGGTGGTGGTGAAGTAGCGGTAGCCGACGTAGGGTCCCTCCCGGTACACCGCGTGCTCCCCGGTGGCGGGGAACCAGGCTGCGACGGGATGGTCCTCGTAGCGCACCGGG includes the following:
- a CDS encoding LytR/AlgR family response regulator transcription factor, coding for MVHVGVVEDDPLHLRTLTGYLERYAAQRQVHLEVTTYPSASALLESYRPVYDILLLDIRMEGAQSGDVDGMSAARTVRATDPAVVIIFVTSAHQYAVAGYEVGALGYLLKPLTYTALAQEMGRALAALGRQGVGPVLLPEGSGVRRVSARDIVYLESVRHRVRIHLLDQEVTVASSLKAMEEVLRGHSFYRSNSCYLVNLDHVVGVHDQDCLMSTGEVLRVSRPRRRGLMSALADHVGGLPVSGRPPGEAARTSRAST
- a CDS encoding glycosyltransferase family 2 protein is translated as MAPLPPSAPLLTLVVPAYNAQDYVTRCLNTLVGHAEVEVVVVDDGSTDSTPALLDDYARREPRLVVVHQQNKGHGGAVNTGLARARGTWVKVVDSDDALDRASLLRLLSHLRRWRQAGQKPDLVVTNFTYVREGSRLRRHSVRYRGILPQGRVGTWSDVGRFRPDQYLMMHSLTYRTQVLRDSGTRLPEHCFYVDTLYSFQPLASVRSLTYLDLDLYLYTVGRQGQSVADEVIIRRLDQHDRVNALMLESMPRAHEVPPELMRYLVHIYTMSCVVITTMALRSGTPENLAIREGLWQRLDARRPDISVRVRRSLMGRLMNLPGRAGSRVPVAGYQVARRILALN
- the glf gene encoding UDP-galactopyranose mutase; translation: MRADLVVVGSGLFGATVAQRAAEELGIDVVVLEARDHPGGNVWSQADPATGIEVHTYGSHIFHTSDERVWAYVNRFTAFNGYQHRVWAQHRGEVYPMPINLGTINQFFRTAMGPDQARSLLREQAAEAARAGEEPTSLEDKAVSLIGRPLYEAFIRDYTAKQWQTDPAELPASIITRLPVRLTYDSRYFSDRYEGIPLGGYAAWVEAMLDSPRIEVRLGEDFLAGLGPLTREACVGRVPVVYTGALDRYFDSCFGELSWRTLDMETEVVPTGDFQGTAVINQVDASVPWTRVHEFRHYHPERSYPDDATVITREYSRDAGAGDEPYYPVGTSRDRQRLVRYQELAAREQERSRVVLGGRLGSYRYLDMDKTVAAALDCFEQVVRPWLRS
- a CDS encoding GtrA family protein, which encodes MPGIRQAWSRFEERHETLAQFIVFFVVSNGITVLQLVLMPVFRWVFRFTSLEGTPFHFLPVGSSGGQTVYLFDYAAGAIQADGSGGGLAYFLAVEITLLIAQVINFFAQRSITFRSNSSVWKAALWYTIAYIIITVFAAAAQVVYKGPIYSWCQSVLGASSGEAVADVITMVINAAISFWVFFPIFKVIFRREPEPDGGDLGTGQATGEEADKETGKGVGQGSAHHTGQAAGQDSVQEMAKP
- the lepA gene encoding translation elongation factor 4 produces the protein MSPIPTPDQRDGVQPAATAQERLRSFCIIAHIDHGKSTLADRMLQATGVVQPRDMRAQYLDRMDIERERGITIKSQAVRMPWAVTGADGTAATYALNMIDTPGHVDFSYEVSRSLAACEGAVLLVDAAQGIQAQTLANLYLAIEGDLAIIPVLNKIDLPAAEPQRHAEEIASLIGCDTDDVLQVSGKTGQGVPELLDRIVEAVPPPSGVPDAPARAMIFDSVYDTYRGVVTYVRVVDGALRPRERIEMLSTGAVHDLLEIGVISPEPVPTQGLGPGEVGYLITGVKDVRQSKVGDTVTSALRPATEPLAGYQEPRPMVFSGLFPVDGSDFPALREALDKLKLNDAALTYEPETSVALGFGFRCGYLGLLHLEIIRERLEREFGLDIISTAPSVVYEVTTEDGTTHTVTNPSEFPEGRIAGVREPVVRATILTPSEYVGTVMELCQARRGAMSGMDYLSETRVEMHYTLPLAEIVFDFFDALKSRTRGYASLDYEPDGSQQADLVKVDILLNGDRVDAFSAIVHKEAAYSYGVMMTRRLKELIPRQQFEVPVQAAVGSRVISRETIRALRKDMLAKCYGGDVTRKRKLLEKQKEGKKRMKAIGRVDVPQEAFVAALGADTPTGRDR
- a CDS encoding ATP-binding protein, yielding MTPVNLPIQEALPDIPRLWTALAEWGACLLYVLVARGQQDRPARAVVVVAVIVAALPTLCAYHLGAGSLPTTLWLPGMVGAVALMWLVLHLALGGPVRRCAYLVVRAFVLAELVASLQWQLSLFLSESFLPQRLLPEIPQADPAALTLLLVLDTLLLALVYPLERGRGHGRVVPTSRFLVLSAAIAAITFAMSNLSFMTTSTPFSARLGAEIFYVRTLVDLCGFVVLYAQLEQDREAQAAREVVAVRALLHSQHDQYLASKRVTDVVNRRYHDLRNLVTAIRAETDPGLRRDQLDELEDSVRPYGAHYRTGNPVLDVILTDKGQACVEHGITLTAMADGAAVGFISTVDLATIVGNALDNAVEACAQVGDADRRLVRLDLRAHHGLVLLEVENTFATPPVFSADGSELVTSKEDATAHGFGVTSIRHAAAGYGGEVTVGVTQEDTFVLRVLLPVPSSARRR